One region of Halomicrobium sp. LC1Hm genomic DNA includes:
- a CDS encoding low specificity L-threonine aldolase — MSGHDDTIDLRSDTVTRPSTAMREAARNAPVGDDVYGEDPTVAELESRAADLLGKADALFVPSGTMGNQIAVRAHTERGQELLLDRESHIYRWELGGTAQHAQLQCRTVDAEERCVPTPEQINEAFVAEDLHRPGTGLVTLENTHNYRGGVAIPEAHVDAACDAAHALDVPVHLDGARLWNAAVALDTTPAALAREADSVMACLSKGLGAPVGSVLAGTESFVAEARRLRKLFGGGMRQAGMIAAPGLEALDNVDRLADDHENARRLATGLDTIDGLRVPTPETNIVVVDSEPAGITSEAFVEGCVARGVRCGSVSEYTTRLCTNLDVDRADVDAAIDRIGRVVREVSE, encoded by the coding sequence ATGTCCGGACACGACGACACGATCGACCTCCGCTCGGACACGGTGACCAGGCCCTCGACGGCAATGCGAGAGGCCGCCCGCAACGCCCCGGTCGGCGACGACGTGTACGGGGAAGATCCCACCGTCGCCGAACTGGAGTCCCGTGCCGCCGATCTGCTCGGGAAAGCCGACGCGCTCTTCGTTCCCAGCGGCACCATGGGCAACCAGATCGCCGTCCGAGCCCACACCGAACGCGGACAGGAGCTCCTGCTGGACCGTGAGTCACACATCTATCGCTGGGAACTCGGCGGGACCGCCCAGCACGCACAGCTCCAGTGTCGCACCGTCGACGCCGAGGAGCGCTGCGTCCCCACCCCCGAACAGATCAACGAGGCGTTCGTCGCCGAGGACCTGCACCGACCGGGGACCGGTCTGGTGACACTGGAGAACACGCACAACTACCGCGGCGGCGTCGCGATCCCCGAAGCCCACGTCGACGCTGCGTGTGACGCGGCACACGCTCTCGACGTGCCGGTCCACCTCGACGGCGCGCGGCTGTGGAACGCCGCGGTCGCGCTGGACACCACGCCGGCCGCGCTCGCCCGGGAAGCCGACTCGGTGATGGCCTGTCTCTCCAAGGGACTGGGCGCACCCGTCGGCTCGGTCCTCGCGGGCACCGAGTCGTTCGTCGCCGAGGCCCGTCGCCTCCGCAAGCTGTTCGGCGGCGGAATGCGGCAGGCGGGCATGATCGCGGCACCCGGCCTCGAAGCGCTCGACAACGTCGACCGACTCGCCGACGACCACGAGAACGCACGGCGACTAGCGACCGGTCTCGACACAATAGACGGCCTCCGCGTGCCGACACCGGAGACCAACATCGTCGTCGTCGACAGCGAACCAGCCGGGATCACCAGCGAGGCCTTCGTCGAGGGCTGTGTGGCGCGTGGCGTCCGCTGTGGAAGCGTCTCCGAGTACACGACGCGGCTGTGTACCAACCTCGACGTGGACCGCGCCGACGTCGACGCGGCGATCGACCGGATCGGACGCGTGGTCCGAGAAGTCTCCGAGTAG
- a CDS encoding helix-turn-helix domain-containing protein gives MTDASEPLEVWCAGEEWCPITTTASVIGKKWHPVLVHRLLEHGPSGFNELKESVDGISSKVLSDSLEDLQEHSLVDREVISEQPFRVQYSLTERGSSLEPVIDAMAEWGKAHLTEPSDDAAQQA, from the coding sequence ATGACAGACGCCAGTGAGCCCCTGGAAGTGTGGTGTGCCGGCGAGGAGTGGTGTCCGATCACGACGACGGCGTCGGTGATCGGCAAGAAGTGGCACCCGGTACTGGTCCACCGCCTGCTCGAACACGGCCCGTCCGGGTTCAACGAACTGAAAGAGAGCGTCGACGGGATCTCCAGCAAAGTCCTCTCGGACAGTCTCGAAGACCTCCAGGAACACAGCCTGGTCGATCGCGAAGTTATCAGCGAACAGCCATTTCGCGTCCAGTACTCCCTGACAGAGCGTGGCTCGTCGCTCGAACCGGTGATCGACGCGATGGCCGAGTGGGGGAAGGCTCACCTGACGGAACCGAGCGACGACGCCGCCCAGCAGGCCTGA
- a CDS encoding MarR family transcriptional regulator: MTATTQSDTGESLPRHQLEDAPPSAKFVHWVLDSEGAMTQAQLAEETLLPKRTVRAALETLSEADLVTEEVFLPDARKKVYRASTVSP, from the coding sequence ATGACCGCAACGACACAGTCCGACACCGGTGAGTCACTGCCGCGCCACCAGCTCGAAGACGCACCGCCGAGTGCCAAGTTCGTCCACTGGGTGCTCGACAGCGAAGGCGCGATGACGCAGGCACAGCTGGCCGAGGAGACGCTGCTCCCGAAACGAACCGTGCGCGCCGCGCTCGAAACCCTCTCGGAAGCCGATCTCGTCACCGAAGAGGTCTTTCTGCCCGACGCCCGCAAGAAGGTCTACCGAGCGTCGACAGTCTCACCGTAG